From the Psychrobacillus sp. FSL K6-4046 genome, one window contains:
- a CDS encoding SH3 domain-containing protein, which yields MNNKIVHKLVTLLLVFSLFIPFVNIQVQAQEQEAVVSVSSLKVRSGPGLTYDTIGSVHKNDKLTVVGKENDWLKVKYKNTTGWVASWYATIETEGLDNKQIVSKVNNLNVRTAPSVSSAVIGKLNEGEKYVAHQSEDEWVEIDYNGQKGWVNNTYVTIVEHTATKTPSPASSIKERKFVISVDALNVRAKPDLSSKKIGQVNKGDQFNVLATDHQWVQVELETGKKGWLYSFYGSFTNAVGSSSKTTSSESITVLYSGTNIRAESNTNSEVVKRAAAGESFKVIETINDWFKIDLGNGKNGYIANWVVSSSEETNTPETSKETEKEQKKEKVTRKKGTLKGATIVIDAGHGGNDRGTTGALGTDEKDITLKTAELLSSKLQAAGANVRMTRQSDEYVDLRKRVSIAHQVNADAFISLHYDAINNSSVRGYTTYYMNSHQKELANYVHKGLGDMISLKNRGVQPGNYLVLRENKQPAILIELGYLSNPTEEQHVTTRAFREQATHGIYNGIIDYFDSQLK from the coding sequence ATGAATAACAAAATAGTCCACAAATTGGTAACATTATTACTAGTATTTTCGCTCTTCATACCTTTTGTTAATATACAGGTTCAAGCTCAAGAACAAGAGGCTGTAGTAAGTGTATCATCTTTAAAGGTGCGTAGTGGTCCGGGATTAACATATGACACAATTGGTTCAGTACATAAAAATGATAAACTCACAGTAGTTGGAAAAGAAAATGATTGGTTAAAAGTTAAATACAAAAATACTACTGGTTGGGTTGCTAGCTGGTATGCAACTATTGAAACGGAAGGATTAGACAATAAGCAAATTGTCTCCAAAGTAAATAATTTAAACGTTCGTACAGCTCCTTCAGTTTCTTCAGCCGTTATCGGTAAATTAAATGAAGGAGAAAAGTATGTTGCACATCAATCAGAAGATGAATGGGTTGAAATTGATTACAATGGACAAAAGGGATGGGTAAATAATACATATGTGACTATAGTTGAACATACGGCAACAAAAACCCCATCACCGGCATCATCGATAAAAGAAAGAAAGTTTGTTATTTCTGTGGATGCTTTAAATGTACGTGCTAAACCTGACTTATCTTCAAAAAAAATAGGTCAAGTTAACAAAGGAGACCAATTTAACGTACTTGCTACGGACCACCAATGGGTTCAAGTAGAACTTGAAACAGGAAAAAAGGGATGGCTTTACAGCTTTTATGGTAGTTTTACAAATGCAGTAGGATCTAGTTCAAAGACCACTTCATCAGAGTCCATTACTGTGCTATATAGTGGAACAAATATCCGCGCTGAGAGTAATACTAACAGCGAAGTAGTGAAAAGAGCTGCGGCCGGTGAATCATTTAAAGTCATTGAGACAATTAATGACTGGTTTAAAATCGATTTAGGAAACGGAAAAAATGGGTATATCGCTAACTGGGTAGTATCCTCCTCAGAAGAAACAAATACTCCGGAAACTTCAAAAGAAACAGAGAAAGAGCAAAAGAAAGAAAAAGTTACAAGAAAAAAAGGGACATTAAAAGGAGCAACAATTGTAATTGATGCCGGCCATGGTGGAAATGATCGTGGGACAACCGGTGCTTTAGGGACCGATGAAAAAGATATAACGCTTAAAACAGCTGAATTGCTCTCCTCTAAACTGCAAGCTGCAGGTGCTAATGTTAGGATGACCAGACAATCGGATGAATATGTAGACTTACGTAAAAGAGTTTCTATAGCGCATCAAGTGAATGCCGATGCTTTCATAAGTCTCCATTACGATGCCATTAATAATAGTTCCGTACGAGGCTATACAACGTACTACATGAATAGCCATCAAAAAGAGCTTGCTAACTACGTTCATAAAGGACTCGGTGACATGATTTCCTTAAAAAATCGTGGTGTTCAACCAGGTAACTATTTAGTACTTCGAGAAAATAAGCAGCCTGCTATTCTCATAGAATTAGGATATTTGAGCAATCCAACAGAAGAACAGCATGTGACTACACGAGCATTTAGGGAACAAGCAACTCATGGAATATATAATGGTATTATCGACTACTTTGATAGTCAATTGAAATAA
- the hisS gene encoding histidine--tRNA ligase yields the protein MDIKLPRGTQDILPSETAKWQIVEDLIRDECRMFHYKEIRTPVFEHTELFTRGVGDTTDIVQKEMYTFQDRGNRSLTLRPEGTASVVRSFVEHKMFGYPDQPVKLYYMGPMFRYERQQAGRYRQFVQFGMEAIGSADPAIDAEVISLAMSIYKKAGLKSLKLVINSLGDTESRIAHREALVNHFEPHIEEFCSDCQNRLQKNPLRILDCKVDRNNPLMAKAPSLTDFLNEESAAYFEKVKQYLTTLNIEFEVDPNLVRGLDYYNHTAFEIMSTAEGFGAITTLAGGGRYNGLVAELGGPDSPGIGYAMSIERLLLAMEAEKIAFPDHTSLDVYLVAMGEEAKKKVTELTFELRQNKISADMDYLDRKVKAQMKSADRLKAKAVIVIGEDELEKQSVMLKDLTTGTQQLVPFTSLIDEVKKLTEAK from the coding sequence ATGGATATTAAATTACCAAGAGGAACACAAGATATTTTGCCATCTGAAACAGCAAAGTGGCAGATAGTAGAAGATTTAATAAGAGACGAGTGTCGTATGTTTCACTACAAAGAGATTAGAACACCTGTCTTTGAGCATACTGAACTATTTACTAGAGGAGTAGGAGATACAACTGATATCGTCCAAAAAGAAATGTACACGTTTCAGGACAGAGGAAATCGATCACTTACGTTAAGACCTGAAGGAACAGCATCAGTTGTACGATCATTTGTAGAACATAAGATGTTCGGATATCCTGATCAGCCAGTAAAGCTATATTACATGGGACCTATGTTCCGCTATGAGCGTCAACAAGCTGGTAGGTATCGTCAATTTGTTCAATTTGGTATGGAGGCAATCGGTAGTGCTGACCCAGCAATCGATGCTGAAGTAATATCTCTAGCTATGTCGATCTATAAAAAAGCTGGTTTAAAAAGCTTGAAACTAGTGATTAACTCACTAGGGGATACAGAAAGCCGAATCGCTCACAGAGAAGCTTTAGTGAACCATTTTGAACCGCATATCGAGGAATTTTGCTCTGATTGCCAAAATAGATTGCAAAAAAATCCACTGCGAATTTTAGACTGTAAGGTAGATCGTAACAATCCTTTGATGGCAAAAGCACCATCTTTAACAGATTTTTTAAATGAAGAATCTGCAGCATATTTTGAAAAAGTAAAACAATACTTAACCACGTTAAATATTGAGTTCGAGGTAGATCCTAATTTAGTACGAGGACTAGACTATTATAATCACACTGCATTTGAAATTATGAGTACTGCTGAGGGATTTGGTGCAATCACTACGCTAGCTGGTGGAGGAAGATATAACGGCTTAGTAGCGGAGCTAGGTGGGCCAGATTCTCCGGGTATCGGTTATGCGATGAGTATTGAAAGACTTCTACTGGCGATGGAGGCAGAAAAAATTGCGTTTCCAGACCATACTTCACTAGATGTTTACCTAGTGGCTATGGGTGAGGAAGCTAAGAAAAAAGTGACGGAGCTTACCTTTGAGCTGCGTCAAAACAAAATTTCTGCTGATATGGACTATTTAGACCGTAAAGTAAAGGCTCAGATGAAATCAGCGGACCGATTAAAAGCAAAAGCAGTGATTGTAATCGGTGAAGATGAACTCGAAAAACAAAGTGTTATGTTGAAAGATTTAACTACCGGGACTCAACAGCTAGTACCATTTACATCCTTAATAGATGAAGTTAAAAAATTAACGGAGGCAAAATAA
- the aspS gene encoding aspartate--tRNA ligase, translating to MMNRTHTSGQLNEQHIGESVQLIGWVQKRRDLGGLIFVDVRDRTGIVQVVFNPEISETALQVANTLRNEFIIEIKGNVVARAENQINRNIPSGAIEVQANEISVINEAKNPPFSIENQTDAGEDVRLKYRYLDLRRPVMYDTFKMRSDITKTVRRFLDDEGFLEVETPILTKSTPEGARDYLVPSRVHGGEFYALPQSPQLFKQLLMVGGFEKYYQIARCFRDEDLRADRQPEFTQIDMEMSFLSMDEILEMNERMMQKIMKDVKEVDVSIPFPRMDYDEAMARFGSDKPDVRFGLELTDLSEQVKDSSFKVFASAVEAGGQVKAINVKGAADNYSRKDIDALGEYASRYGAKGLAWLKVDEEGIKGPIAKFFEGEAASTLIQTLVAEAGDLLLFVADKKSVVADALGALRLKLGKDLKLIDESRYAFLWVVNWPLFEYDEKEGRYYAAHHPFTRPADEDLPLMETDPSQVKAQAYDLVLNGYELGGGSLRIYSREVQEKMFEILGFSDEEAKAQFGFLMEAFEYGTPPHGGVAFGLDRLVMLLSGRTNLRDTIAFPKTASASCLLTQAPSPVAEAQLDELQLSLNKKEQ from the coding sequence ATCATGAACAGAACGCATACAAGTGGACAACTAAACGAACAACATATAGGTGAATCGGTTCAACTAATCGGTTGGGTTCAAAAACGAAGAGATTTGGGCGGACTAATTTTCGTTGATGTGAGAGACCGTACTGGTATTGTGCAAGTTGTATTTAATCCAGAAATTTCAGAAACTGCTCTACAGGTGGCAAATACGTTACGAAACGAATTTATCATTGAAATTAAAGGGAATGTCGTTGCACGTGCAGAAAATCAAATAAACCGCAACATCCCTTCTGGTGCAATTGAGGTTCAAGCAAATGAAATTTCCGTTATCAACGAGGCAAAAAATCCTCCTTTTTCAATTGAAAATCAAACAGACGCAGGGGAAGATGTCCGTTTAAAATATCGTTATCTAGATTTAAGAAGACCAGTGATGTATGACACGTTTAAAATGCGTTCAGATATTACAAAAACAGTTAGACGTTTCTTAGACGATGAAGGATTCCTTGAAGTAGAGACACCAATCTTAACAAAATCTACGCCAGAGGGAGCTCGAGATTACCTAGTACCAAGTCGTGTACATGGAGGAGAGTTTTACGCTTTACCTCAGTCTCCACAATTGTTTAAACAGTTGCTGATGGTTGGAGGATTTGAAAAGTACTATCAAATTGCTCGCTGTTTCCGTGACGAAGATTTACGTGCTGATCGTCAACCAGAATTTACACAAATTGATATGGAAATGAGCTTCCTGTCCATGGATGAAATTCTTGAGATGAATGAGCGCATGATGCAAAAGATCATGAAGGATGTTAAAGAAGTAGATGTTAGCATTCCATTCCCACGAATGGATTATGACGAAGCAATGGCAAGATTCGGATCAGATAAACCAGATGTTCGTTTTGGTTTAGAGTTAACAGATCTTTCAGAGCAAGTGAAGGATAGCTCCTTTAAAGTATTTGCATCTGCAGTAGAAGCTGGCGGCCAGGTTAAAGCTATTAACGTCAAAGGAGCAGCAGATAACTATTCACGTAAAGATATTGATGCCCTTGGAGAATATGCATCTCGTTATGGTGCAAAAGGTCTTGCATGGCTTAAAGTTGACGAGGAAGGCATTAAAGGGCCTATTGCAAAATTCTTTGAAGGTGAAGCGGCAAGTACGCTTATTCAAACTCTAGTTGCTGAAGCAGGAGATTTATTGCTATTTGTAGCTGACAAGAAATCAGTAGTTGCAGATGCACTTGGAGCGTTACGTTTGAAGCTTGGTAAAGATTTAAAGCTAATCGATGAAAGTCGTTATGCTTTCCTATGGGTCGTGAACTGGCCACTATTCGAGTATGATGAAAAAGAAGGACGTTATTACGCAGCCCACCATCCATTTACACGTCCTGCTGACGAAGACCTGCCGTTAATGGAAACTGATCCAAGCCAAGTAAAAGCACAAGCTTATGACCTTGTTTTAAATGGCTATGAGCTAGGTGGCGGATCTCTTCGTATTTATTCAAGAGAAGTACAGGAAAAAATGTTTGAGATTCTTGGATTCTCTGACGAAGAGGCAAAAGCTCAGTTTGGATTCTTAATGGAGGCGTTTGAATATGGTACACCTCCTCACGGTGGAGTAGCATTCGGATTAGACCGTTTAGTTATGCTTCTATCCGGAAGAACAAATCTTCGTGATACAATTGCTTTCCCTAAGACAGCAAGTGCTAGCTGCTTACTGACACAAGCACCAAGTCCAGTAGCAGAAGCACAGCTTGATGAACTACAGTT